A stretch of DNA from Sugiyamaella lignohabitans strain CBS 10342 chromosome B, complete sequence:
TTGAAATTCCACCTCCAAGCAACATTGGCGAAACAAATTCGGAGCAATACTGTAAGTATGATTCATCTtccaacaaaaaagaaatctcACATTGAGTGATTTCAGCATTCTAACAGCTTTACTAGATCCCAGCGATAGGAACAAGAACTACTATGAAGGATTCCCAATCGGACTGCAATTGGTTGGTAAACGATTACAGGAAGCAGATTTGTTTGAAGCTTGGCACAGATTAGCCGACACTCTTGGAGCATcttaatatataaatatgtgAAAGATATATAAAGTGGTATAACCACATAACTGAAATGATACAAATTGATTGATTATTGTATATCTGCCGCTTGTTGCTTGTTGCCTGAACTAGAACTATCTCGCCGAAATGCGGAGTACAAGTGCATTATAGCTTGGAGATAATGCATACCGACCGACTATCGGCAACCATGCGAAGAAGGGTAAATTTCAGTGTGTTTCAAAACACACCCAACTTTTAAACAGATAAAGCCAGAATTGATAATAAATCagttataaatataaatcaGTCAGTCCTTATCACTAACCCAGGACCCCATTCAAGACCCAATTCAGGCGGTCATACGGCTCAATGACTCAGTTTGATGATCGTCAATATGCTGCAATGCAAGATATTTAAGTCTGGTATATAGTAAAAGCGAGATCGGACTTGCTTGATTGTGAACTTAATTCGTGCTAACAATCAGCTGCTCCTTTGAAACTCTAACTATTAGTCaaacagttgaagaaaaaaagtggTCGACTGAGACCTAGTACAATAAGCAGCTAACTTACCGaatatttgatttttggaAAGAAAATTACACTATCTCTGGGcttgaaatcaagtcaaatcaaatcacaTCAAATCTACAGTATCATTATCAGGAGGTGAAGAGTGAAGATATTGTCTCACCCTCAAAATGCATCGACAAAACGTCAGAAGAGGATTGAGACTGAATATTAGACCAAGGTCTAGCACGACAAGCTGGACGACAGTAACAACACCATTATTATCTCGAAATCAAAGTCATGTTGCACGCATCAACCTGTTAAATAGCAGTGCTGTTGATTCCGAGGGCAACTCAGCTTCACGAAGCTATACATATCCTAAGAACTCAACAGTGATTAATGAACGACATTTCTATCAGAATACAGTGCTTATGGACTGGGTCAATAAAGCGCCTCGGCCGGTATCATTACGGCAACTGGCATTTTTTGGCAGGAAACTGACGCCAGAAAAGATCATTTCCTCGGCCAATTTCGTCCAGGTTGAACTGCCAGTCAGACTGGCACACAGAGTACGAGACATGCAACAGTTACCATTTGCAGTGGTATCGAATACGCATATTTCACCTGTTTATGAACAGTACTACAAAGCATTTGACAAGTTCCGCAAGTTTCCTTTAATCACGACCCTGGAACAGAATGACGAGTTCTGTAACCTTCTGACCGAGCTCTTAGATGAGCACCTATCAATCATCCCAAAGTTGGTGATGGGTGCTATTGAATGTTCAATGGCAGATTGCATTGACAGCGACAGGCTAGATAGCTTCATGTCGACGATGTTATGCTCGAGAATAAGCCGTCGAGTCATTGCTGAACAGCACTTGTCACTGAGTAAAACGTTTCGAGCCAACCAAGGCCAGACAGAACTACCGCATGATCCTAATTTCATAGGTGCTGTATTTTTACAGTGCTCGGCACGAAAGTCGGTTTCCCAATGTGCCAAACACGCCACAGCATTGATCCAAGAACTATATCCCGACCTGGAGATGCCCAAGATCGAGGTCGAGGTGCAACAACAGTCTAAGGACGACATCACTTTCCCATATATCAAGTCACATTTAGATTACATAATTGGTGAGCTGCTGCGGAACAGCATTGAAGCCACAGTACTCTTCTGGCAGAAAAAGCACGCCAAAGACCCTGCCATGCATCCACACCCACCTCCTATCACTGTATCTATATCCAACACCCCTCAGAACGTGTTTATCCGCATCTCCGACCTTGGCGGCGGAGTTCCACAAGACGTACTTCCCCATATATGGTCGTTTGCCAAAGGCCCACGGTCGCTGTATCGACTTCAGAACTTCAAACAAGTACCAACACTTGCAGGATTATCAGACGAAGTCGGTACCGGTATCGAGAGATCACGAATTGCATCAGCTTTTGAGGCCTCGGATACGTTTCTACGCACGGGCCGTAGCGATATCGATCCCGAAGAAGACCCCAGCGGCATTAAAAACTCGCTGGCCTCGCTGACCTCGCGATCGTCACATCTCAAACTCGGCATGGGCCTGCCACTCAGCCGAGTCTACGCCGAATACTGGGACGGAGCACTCGATCTCCACTCCCTCGAAGGCTACGGATGCGACGTGTTCCTCAAAATCTCGCGCCTCGGCAACCAAATGGAGCGCCTGTCTCTCGACAGAGTATAAAATACACGAACATGAACCACACCGGGGagcgtgcctccggcggctggggctccgccccagaccctggttgctcctctcgcttcgctcgagtcgttgcgtcgacggtcctcgcaatctcctgcgaagcaggagccacggggtctggggcggagccccagccgccggaggcagcacgGGCATCAAAAGTAGAATAATATTAGCTTAGGAGATTAGGCGTCCTTCTCTTCCTCGGCAATGAAGTGGAGGTACGAGCCGAGGGTCTTGGTGCCCTCGATGTAGTTGGACACGTTGATCTTCTCGTTGGTGGAGTGGGCGCCGTCGTCACCACGGCCCATGGGGAGCAGGATGACCGAGGTGTTGAGGTTGTTCTGGAAACTGAGGGTGATGGGGATAGATCCTCCTTCACGGGTGAGATCGGGCTCAACGCCCCAGACGGCCTTGGTGGCCTTGCGAGCAGCGCGGAAAGACCAGTTGTGGGGGTCAGATACCCAGTAGTCACCGTCGTGCACAAGCTCGACCTTGAGGGTGTTCTTGGACTTGAGAGAGGCAAATACTTCGTTGACGTACTTGAAAACAACCTCGTCAAGCTTGCGGGGCTCGATGTTGGGGACAGTACGGATCGAGAACTTACCAACAACCTTGGCTGGGATAACAGTCTTGGCACCAGGGTTGTAGAAAGCACCCTCGACACCGTGGATGGACAAAGAGGGGTATCTCCATCTGGCTTGAAGAGCGTCCTTGACATTATCGTGGAGAACAGTCTTAGAACCGATGTTTTGCTCGAAACCCTCGAGATCGAAGTTGATAGTATCGTAAAGCTTGTCCTCTTCAGgagtgagaggagcaaccatCTCCTTGATTCCAGGAATCAAGATCTTACCTTGAGGATCAGTCAACTTGGCAAAGATGTGAGACAAATCGATCATGGGCTCGTGAACAACACCTCCAAACAAACCAGAGTgcaaatcagcagcaggtcCTGAAATAGTGATCGAGTAGTAAGAACATCCACGAACACCATAAGTCAAAACAGGATGAGTGGTTCCTAACCAGTAGTTATCAGAAATACACACAGCATCGACTCCCTTGAAATACTTGTCCTTCTCAGCAATAATCAAGTCATCAAGACCCAAAGAACCGCTCTCTTCCATACCCTCgaaacagaaaacaagATTGACAGGAAGCTCCAACTTCAATTCATTGTGAGCTTGAAGGATGTTCAACCAAGAAATAACTGGTCCCTTATCATCAGTAGCACCACGGCCATACAAACAATCGCCCTGTTCAACCAATTCAAAGGGTTCAGTGTTCCAACCATCTTCCTTCAAAGCAGGTTGGACATCGTAGTGTCCGTAAATAAGAATATTCTTCTTATTGGCATCAGTGCCGAATCTAGCCAACACTACAGGAGGAAGTGCCAAATCCTTAGTATGTTCCTGGATTCCAAGATCCTTCAACTGAATATCAGTAGCACCGAGTTtagtcaattgactcttCAACCAATGGGCCATTTCAACCACCTTAGGACGGTGTTCAGCATCAGCCGACACCGAAGGAATGGCGACAGCCTCACCCAAACGACCGATGAATTGGGTCTTGAGCTCGTCAATTCTGCGATGTTAGATCCAGAGTCAATGAAAGGGGGTGGTCAgatatgcctccggcggctggggctctgccccagaccccgtagctcctgcttcgcaggagattgcgaTGACCATCGacaaaacgactcgagcgaagcgagaggagccaccagggtctggggcggagccccagccgccggaggcatgtcccccgCCCCGGAAAAAAGATACTTACTTGGCAAATAATTGCTTGATGGATTGGTCAGACATTGTAGTTTGTGGAGTACCCGATCTGCTATTATTCAAGCTGgacaatgaagaagataagaGTAGAGAACCAGCCGGGGTCAAGCGTCGGATGCCTCTTATGAGACGCGGCGCCAGAAAATTTCCCCACCCCCTTACCCATTGCGAACCGTCGGGGTCCGCCAGTAGCCGGTTGCGAAGAGCCGCCAGGGGCAGTTGTTTGGCGGGTTTCAGCGAGCGTGAGATGAGCATGGGGTACGGACGGAGCGAGCCAGTCGGATGCAGTGCAATGTAATCTGGAAAGGCTGTTGTCAGCCAACTCGGTTCGTGTGATCTGTGAGACCGGCGGAAAAAATGTGTTTGCAGCTTCTCCAGCATCAGACCCTCGCATCTGAATTTTTCTAACCCCGTTACACGCACATCCGCTAAATAAATTCGAACAGCCCAGTGCTACTGGTTCGTGAACTGGAATCTGACTGTGGATTCGGGTGGTGATGGGGTTTTGACTGGAGGTaggcgtgcctccggcggccgggctccgcccggacctggttgtgctcgcttcgcgagcggcgaGGACCCTGGTGTGTTCGGTAGACCTGGTTTGGTCCAGTTGtgtattttatatttacgGAGTAGAATAGTCGTGAAGTTTTATTGCAGCTGACTGGTGAAAAGCCGTTTTTCAGGGTCCATTTGACGGCATCGCTGCACAGCCGTATATTGTAGCTGATGCCACTAGCACAGCAGTTCTATCTTCAATTTATAATTTTATGACCATGATCAGTTGACAACATTGATCCCGGTCGGTGAATATGTCCAACTGGACTTGCTTACTGGTGCCCAGGAAATTCACGGTAAAACGATTTCAATTGTATCGTTGCTTCAAGAAGTAGAGAGTGAAAGgtgaaaacaaaatgatCCATGTCGAAGCTATAGAAGATAGTCCACAAACCCACTTTAAAATTCTCTCTCTATCGATTGTGTGTAATCAAGACTTTTGTTCTCGTAGTAGACAGGAATTTACTGAAAAGAACCCAACAGTTGAGTATTCTCAGGGAACCGATTACATGGATCTTCATGACGATCCCCC
This window harbors:
- the DUG1 gene encoding metallodipeptidase (Cys-Gly metallo-di-peptidase; forms a complex with Dug2p and Dug3p to degrade glutathione (GSH) and other peptides containing a gamma-glu-X bond in an alternative pathway to GSH degradation by gamma-glutamyl transpeptidase (Ecm38p); GO_component: GO:0005737 - cytoplasm [Evidence IEA,IEA]; GO_component: GO:0005737 - cytoplasm [Evidence IDA] [PMID 11914276]; GO_component: GO:0005737 - cytoplasm [Evidence IDA] [PMID 14562095]; GO_component: GO:0005737 - cytoplasm [Evidence IDA] [PMID 17179087]; GO_component: GO:0005739 - mitochondrion [Evidence IDA] [PMID 14562095]; GO_component: GO:0005739 - mitochondrion [Evidence IDA] [PMID 16823961]; GO_component: GO:0005840 - ribosome [Evidence IDA] [PMID 16702403]; GO_function: GO:0016805 - dipeptidase activity [Evidence IEA,IEA]; GO_function: GO:0016787 - hydrolase activity [Evidence IEA,IEA]; GO_function: GO:0046872 - metal ion binding [Evidence IEA]; GO_function: GO:0070573 - metallodipeptidase activity [Evidence IDA,IMP] [PMID 19346245]; GO_function: GO:0008237 - metallopeptidase activity [Evidence IEA]; GO_function: GO:0008242 - omega peptidase activity [Evidence IGI] [PMID 17179087]; GO_function: GO:0008233 - peptidase activity [Evidence IEA]; GO_function: GO:0034701 - tripeptidase activity [Evidence IEA]; GO_process: GO:0006751 - glutathione catabolic process [Evidence IMP] [PMID 17179087]; GO_process: GO:0008152 - metabolic process [Evidence IEA]; GO_process: GO:0006508 - proteolysis [Evidence IEA]); translated protein: MAHWLKSQLTKLGATDIQLKDLGIQEHTKDLALPPVVLARFGTDANKKNILIYGHYDVQPALKEDGWNTEPFELVEQGDCLYGRGATDDKGPVISWLNILQAHNELKLELPVNLVFCFEGMEESGSLGLDDLIIAEKDKYFKGVDAVCISDNYWLGTTHPVLTYGVRGCSYYSITISGPAADLHSGLFGGVVHEPMIDLSHIFAKLTDPQGKILIPGIKEMVAPLTPEEDKLYDTINFDLEGFEQNIGSKTVLHDNVKDALQARWRYPSLSIHGVEGAFYNPGAKTVIPAKVVGKFSIRTVPNIEPRKLDEVVFKYVNEVFASLKSKNTLKVELVHDGDYWVSDPHNWSFRAARKATKAVWGVEPDLTREGGSIPITLSFQNNLNTSVILLPMGRGDDGAHSTNEKINVSNYIEGTKTLGSYLHFIAEEEKDA
- the PKP2 gene encoding protein kinase PKP2; this translates as MHRQNVRRGLRLNIRPRSSTTSWTTVTTPLLSRNQSHVARINLLNSSAVDSEGNSASRSYTYPKNSTVINERHFYQNTVLMDWVNKAPRPVSLRQLAFFGRKLTPEKIISSANFVQVELPVRLAHRVRDMQQLPFAVVSNTHISPVYEQYYKAFDKFRKFPLITTLEQNDEFCNLLTELLDEHLSIIPKLVMGAIECSMADCIDSDRLDSFMSTMLCSRISRRVIAEQHLSLSKTFRANQGQTELPHDPNFIGAVFLQCSARKSVSQCAKHATALIQELYPDLEMPKIEVEVQQQSKDDITFPYIKSHLDYIIGELLRNSIEATVLFWQKKHAKDPAMHPHPPPITVSISNTPQNVFIRISDLGGGVPQDVLPHIWSFAKGPRSLYRLQNFKQVPTLAGLSDEVGTGIERSRIASAFEASDTFLRTGRSDIDPEEDPSGIKNSLASLTSRSSHLKLGMGLPLSRVYAEYWDGALDLHSLEGYGCDVFLKISRLGNQMERLSLDRV